One genomic region from Anopheles bellator chromosome 2, idAnoBellAS_SP24_06.2, whole genome shotgun sequence encodes:
- the LOC131208360 gene encoding calcium load-activated calcium channel: MWSDTLLIVFISIFTALLGEGLTWVLVYRTEKYQKLKGEVEKQSKKLEKRKETLGESLDKSHKKKIERDEEKLKNNNRDLSLVKMKSMFAIGFAFTALLSMFNSIFDGRIVARLPFVPISWIQGLSHRNLPGDDYTECSFIFLYILCTMSIRQNIQKMLGFAPSRAASKQAGGLFGPTPGQFK; this comes from the exons ATGTGGTCTGATACGCTGCTAATCGtctttatttccattttcacggCACTATTGGGCGAAG gTCTCACATGGGTCCTGGTTTATCGCACGGAAAAGTACCAGAAACTGAAAGgcgaagtagaaaaacaaagcaagaAAT TGGAGAAACGTAAAGAAACACTTGGGGAGTCATTGGACAAGAGCCacaagaagaaaattgaacGGGATGAAGAAAAGCTGAAGAACAACAACCGTGATCTGTCGCTAGTCAAAATGAAATCCATGTTTGCCATCGGTTTTGCCTTCACCGCGCTGCTCAGCATGTTCAACAGCAT CTTCGACGGCCGAATTGTGGCCCGTCTTCCGTTCGTGCCGATTTCCTGGATCCAGGGACTGAGCCACCGAAATCTGCCTGGCGATGACTACACGGAATGCTCCTTTATCTTTCTGTACATCCTCTGCACGATGTCGATTCGACAGAACATCCAAAAAATGCTTGGCTTTGCCCCATCGCGAGCTGCCAGCAAGCAAGCTGGAGGTCTCTTCGGACCCACTCCAGGGCAATTTAAGTAA
- the LOC131208329 gene encoding apoptotic chromatin condensation inducer in the nucleus isoform X1, protein MRRKASASVSTPEKATPRRSTRGRGRRSPSKSPEPEPEPDVREYAAAQDDKNNSSSDDEGTSRKGTTGKGRGRSSGTPRRKVEDRPPSRGRRTSRREKETHEPVGEEQTDENGGDNPDQEEVAHKLSDVAMEAIPEEVPQEEEKQGQLTEPDPEGSPERQRQAVEQHNEPDTVRESKREERGEEAPCVEEKASAAEEKVSHTNGDEDDDGEGDDGKQADSRDADDDSKEIVNNRSRTRQESDSEESGQDDEGSHQEHRSAKESTPDHRHSAMEHTADESANAEHDDAAVASGEEKSTAVSPAAEQKEPKNQEEVVNEVATGCLSQQAMTQPQPRRRARFSSRPNDEPSVPVVTACTEATVEPVAVAQIEDELEAGEIKDNDNSMSEANVDDTSGTKEQPPRPKPLQRKRRWLSSKSGDPKPAVITISTDSLKSIISDVKPVPLADVKLESSSETEAADGAESTEEDDKEKEVGKRPAQPPARRRVSQSVEKENVAMETDSTSIEPVLPKQKAAAGEKIGLTRKISIVSDEGSVPGGAMAANLSVRPPSPAKHHTSNILYITNLVRPFTVLQLKGLLLRTGKIVENGFWIDKIKSKCYVKYETEDEATETRHALHGIRWPVSNPKCLLVDFGSEEAMDKAILSTLEDGTIRATVEGVKNSKEFGWLRDASKKDEQEVPARPVREWDLGKKDAFDAERDREGRGRDRESGTLADERHREKAAERNERGRLDEGRERGNRADGLAGDRGADRKRSLEREFGRERRRSSSMSPARKFKKKENEPPIRLLDDLFRKTKTTPCIYWLPLTTEQIAVKEEQRRKNMAEHQRRLEEQRKLEEERERERKRERERRERERERDRDRERDRERDRDRDRDRRRSRSRDRSRDDGGRRRHR, encoded by the exons ATGCGTCGAAAGGCGAGTGCCAGTGTGAGCACACCGGAAAAGGCTACTCCGCGCCGGTCAACCAGGGGTCGGGGTCGCCGTTCCCCATCGAAAAGCcctgaaccggaaccggagccggatgTTCGGGAGTACGCGGCTGCACaggatgataaaaataatagcaGCTCCGACGATGAAGGCACCTCCCGGAAAGGTACTACCGGAAAGGGTCGTGGGCGCAGCAGTGGCACCCCACGGCGCAAAGTGGAAGACCGTCCACCGTCTCGAGGACGCCGCACCAGCCGTCGCGAAAAGGAGACACACGAACCGGTAGGCGAGGAGCAAACCGATGAAAATGGTGGCGACAATCCGGATCAAGAGGAAGTGGCACACAAGCTATCGGATGTGGCGATGGAAGCTATACCCGAAGAGGTACCACAAGAAGAGGAGAAGCAAGGACAGTTGACAGAACCGGATCCGGAGGGTAGTCCCGAAAGACAGCGGCAGGCAGTAGAGCAGCACAACGAGCCGGACACTGTCCGTGAATCAAAGCGCGAGGAAAGGGGAGAGGAAGCTCCATGTGTTGAGGAAAAGGCATCGGCAGCCGAAGAAAAGGTAAGTCATACAAATggagatgaagatgatgatggcgaaggTGACGACGGCAAGCAGGCAGATTCTCGGGACGCAGATGATGATAGCAAAGAGATCGTTAACAATCGTTCTCGAACAAGGCAAGAAAGCGATTCCGAAGAAAGTGGCCAAGATGATGAAGGTAGTCACCAAGAGCACAGGAGTGCCAAGGAGTCAACACCGGACCACCGGCACAGTGCGATGGAACATACTGCCGACGAATCGGCGAACGCAGAACATGATGATGCAGCAGTTGCTTCGGGCGAAGAGAAGTCGACCGCAGTGTCTCCGGCGGCTGAACAAAaggaaccgaagaaccaggaAGAGGTTGTCAATGAAGTGGCTACTGGTTGTTTGTCACAACAGGCTATGACTCAGCCGCAACCGCGCCGCAGAGCTCGGTTCAGCTCACGTCCGAACGATGAGCCATCGGTGCCAGTGGTGACCGCTTGCACTGAAGCAACGGTGGAGCCTGTGGCGGTGGCACAGATCGAAGATGAACTGGAGGCGGGAGAAATCAAAGACAACGACAACAGCATGTCGGAGGCAAATGTTGACGATACCAGTGGCACGAAGGAGCAACCGCCTAGACCTAAGCCGTTGCAGCGCAAGCGCCGTTGGTTGTCGTCCAAGAGCGGAGACCCTAAGCCCGCGGTCATCACTATCTCAACCGATTCACTGAAAAGTATCATCTCGGATGTGAAACCGGTCCCGCTTGCTGACGTAAAACTTGAATCTTCCTCCGAAACTGAGGCCGCAGATGGTGCAGAAAGTACAGAGGAAGACGATAAAGAGAAAGAAGTCGGCAAGCGGCCTGCACAGCCACCCGCACGACGACGCGTTTCGCAATCggttgaaaaggaaaacgttgCCATGGAAACGGACAGCACAAGCATCGAACCGGTACTACCGAAGCAGAAGGCAGCGGCCGGCGAGAAGATTGGGCTCACTCGCAAGATCAGCATTGTGAGTGATGAAGGTAGCGTGCCAGGGGGAGCGATGGCGGCCAACCTCAGCGTGCGGCCTCCAAGCCCGGCCAAGCACCATACCAGCAACATTCTATACATTACGAACCTGGTACGTCCGTTTACCGTACTGCAACTAAAGGGACTGTTGTTGCGCACTGGAAAGATTGTAGAAAATGGCTTCTGGATCGACAAGATCAAGTCAAAGTGCTACGTGAAGTACGAAACGGAAGA TGAAGCTACTGAAACACGGCACGCATTGCATggcatccggtggccggtttccAATCCAAAGTGTTTGCTAGTGGATTTCGGCAGCGAGGAAGCAATGGACAAAGCTATCCTTTCTACGCTGGAAGATGGTACCATTCGTGCGACGGTAGAGGGAGTGAAGAACAGTAAGGAGTTTGGTTGGCTTCGTGATGCGTCCAAGAAGGATGAG CAGGAAGTACCGGCACGGCCCGTGCGGGAGTGGGATCTGGGAAAGAAGGATGCCTTCGACGCGGAGCGGGATCGGGAAGGAAGGGGACGCGACCGTGAATCCGGCACGCTAGCGGACGAGCGACACAGGGAGAAGGCTGCAGAGCGGAACGAACGTGGCCGACTCGACGAGGGGCGCGAACGGGGCAACAGAGCCGACGGTCTCGCTGGCGATCGTGGCGCGGACCGCAAACGTTCGTTGGAGCGTGAGTTTGGCCGCGAAAGaagacgcagcagcagcatgtcgCCAG CGAGAAAGTTCAAGAAAAAGGAGAACGAGCCGCCGATCAGGCTGTTGGatgatttgtttcgaaaaacaaaaacaacgccgTGTATCTACTGGTTGCCACTTACGACCGAACAG ATTGCCGTTAAGGAAGAGCAACGTCGGAAGAACATGGCGGAGCACCAGCGCCGCTTGGAAGAGCAGCGCAAGCTGGAAGAAGAGCGTGAACGCGAACGCaagcgggaacgggaacgacGCGAACGGGAGCGCGAACGTGACCGTGATCGTGAGCGGGACCGCGAAcgagatcgcgatcgtgatcgtgaccGGCGTCGCTCTCGTTCCCGTGATCGCAGCcgcgacgacggtggacgtCGCCGGCACAGATAA
- the LOC131208340 gene encoding probable 26S proteasome non-ATPase regulatory subunit 3 gives MVTQAATTSSADSQPIVDVEMESAEDAEAAKKDAELLAVQEIRDHARQIDKAVVSKEPRFILRVLRSLPTTRKKLGLVVVRSLAVQLYPAGSERDGIMAYIEDYPAGAQEPELPRPRAAIKSPVPEVDVYFHLLLLVRLLDKNELPKATKCSQDLITKIVGQNRRSLDLIAAKCYYYHSRVAELNGNLESIRAFLHSRLRTATLRNDFEGQAVLINCLLRNYLHYSLYDQADKLVNKSVFPETASNNEWARFLYYLGRIKAAKLEYSVAHKQLVQALRKAPQQAAVGFRQTVQKLVIVVELLLGDIPERKVFRQAALRRSLGPYFQLTQAVRLGNLQRFGEVLENFGEQFRQDHTFTLIIRLRHNVIKTAIRSIGLAYSRISPQDIARKLGLDSPEDAEFIVAKAIRDGVIEATLDPEKGYMRSKESTDIYSTREPQLAFHQRISFCLDLHNQSVKAMRYPPKSYGKELESAEERREREQQDLELAKEMAEEDDDGF, from the coding sequence ATGGTGACCCAAGCGGCAACAACGTCGTCTGCCGACAGCCAGCCCATCGTAGACGTTGAGATGGAGAGTGCCGAGGATGCGGAGGCAGCGAAGAAAGACGCAGAGCTTCTAGCAGTCCAGGAGATCCGTGACCATGCCCGACAGATCGACAAGGCGGTCGTAAGCAAGGAGCCACGGTTCATTCTGCGCGTTTTGCGATCACTTCCTACGACCCGCAAAAAGCTGGGCCTCGTAGTCGTCCGTTCGCTGGCGGTGCAACTGTATCCGGCCGGATCGGAAAGGGATGGCATTATGGCATACATCGAGGACTATCCGGCTGGGGCGCAGGAGCCAGAGCTACCGCGTCCTCGAGCGGCAATCAAGAGTCCCGTGCCGGAGGTCGATGTGTACTTccatttgttgctgctggtacGGCTTTTGGACAAAAATGAACTGCCAAAGGCAACCAAGTGCTCGCAAGATCTGATTACGAAGATCGTGGGGCAAAATCGCCGTTCGTTGGATCTGATTGCGGCCAAGTGCTACTACTATCACTCGCGCGTAGCTGAACTGAACGGTAACCTGGAGAGCATCCGTGCGTTTTTGCACTCCCGGCTGCGTACGGCCACTTTGCGGAACGATTTCGAAGGCCAAGCGGTGCTGATAAACTGTCTGTTGCGCAACTATCTTCACTACTCTCTGTATGATCAAGCGGACAAGTTGGTGAACAAGTCGGTATTTCCGGAAACGGCCAGCAATAATGAATGGGCACGTTTCCTGTACTATCTCGGGCGAATTAAGGCAGCCAAGCTAGAGTATAGTGTGGCACACAAGCAGCTGGTGCAAGCGCTACGCAAAGCGCCTCAACAAGCGGCCGTTGGCTTTCGACAAACGGTACAGAAGCTGGTGATCGTcgtggagctgctgctgggagaTATTCCGGAGCGTAAGGTATTCCGGCAGGCGGCACTGCGCCGTTCGCTTGGGCCGTACTTCCAGCTTACGCAGGCCGTCCGATTAGGAAACCTGCAGCGTTTTGGAGAGGTGCTTGAAAACTTTGGCGAACAGTTCCGCCAAGACCATACCTTTACGCTGATCATACGTCTCCGACACAACGTGATCAAGACCGCTATCCGTTCAATCGGATTGGCCTACTCGCGCATCAGCCCGCAGGATATCGCACGAAAGCTGGGGCTCGATTCCCCCGAGGATGCAGAATTCATTGTGGCGAAGGCGATCCGCGACGGTGTCATCGAGGCTACGCTCGACCCCGAGAAGGGCTACATGCGCAGCAAGGAAAGCACTGACATCTACTCCACACGTGAACCGCAGCTCGCCTTTCATCAGCGTATTTCTTTCTGTTTGGATCTGCACAACCAAAGCGTGAAAGCGATGCGATATCCACCCAAGTCGTACGGCAAGGAGCTTGAGAGCGCCGAGGAAAGAAGGGAACGGGAGCAACAGGACCTCGAGTTGGCCAAGGAGATGgccgaagaagatgatgacggATTCTAA
- the LOC131207994 gene encoding ranBP-type and C3HC4-type zinc finger-containing protein 1-like codes for MSEFPVKPSCSKEEPKPTQTSYEELVELENDVLVANREPFECPVCFGAFRPYEGIVLRDCLHSFCSQCLVDTIQHSGDVEIRCPYRDTVYSCESILQQREIKALVSEEVYEAHLAKSIRTAEAAIGNTFHCRTPNCRGWCIFEGNVTEFKCPLCTIVNCVACRTIHAGHNCREYLDMQRYEQNGGHNEITLQRMVETGAAMRCPTCKMVVTKVDGCDGITCTMCKTAICWATRGPRWGRAGKGDISGGCRCGVNGFKCHPQCKNCH; via the exons ATGTCGGAGTTTCCTGTTAAGCCCTCATGTTCGAAGGAGGAACCGAAGCCAACACAAACCAGTTACGAAGAGCTGGTAGAGCTGGAAAATGACGTCTTGGTTGCCAACAGAGAACCGTTCGAGTGTCCTGTCTGCTTCGGAGCGTTCCGGCCGTACGAGGGCATCGTGCTGCGGGATTGTCTGCATTCGTTCTGTAGCCAGTGCCTCGTCGACACTATCCAACACAGTGGCGATGTGGAAATACGCTGCCCGTACAGGGACACCGTGTACAGCTGTGAAAGTATCTTGCAG CAACGGGAAATCAAAGCGCTGGTCAGCGAGGAAGTGTACGAGGCGCATCTAGCTAAATCGATTCGGACGGCGGAAGCCGCGATCGGTAACACGTTTCACTGCCGAACGCCCAACTGTCGCGGTTGGTGCATTTTCGAAGGCAACGTTACCGAGTTCAAGTGTCCGTTGTGCACAATTGTTAATTGTGTTGCTTGTCGG ACAATACATGCGGGACACAATTGCAGAGAGTACTTAGACATGCAACGATATGAGCAGAACGGCGGACATAACGAAATAACGCTGCAGCGGATGGTTGAGACGGGTGCTGCTATGAGGTGTCCAACCTGTAAG ATGGTGGTAACGAAGGTTGATGGTTGTGACGGAATCACGTGCACCATGTGTAAGACCGCGATATGCTGGGCAACGCGTGGACCGCGCTGGGGACGAGCCGGCAAAGGCGATATTAGTGGCGGTTGCCGCTGCGGCGTCAATGGATTCAAGTGCCATCCACAGTGTAAAAACTGCCattaa
- the LOC131208338 gene encoding FAD-dependent oxidoreductase domain-containing protein 1 codes for MFRAFQRRSTKLGLVRRANRSNSCSSPRLYTSSSNNNKDTRLGERVEANRDNPISRTLKLLGNDMQRVKKFILPTSKGSSEESIENYLERYRRDNFQSHCDVLVIGGGGVGSSIAYWLKKRARDGLNVVVVEKDATYGQASTCLSVGGLRQQFSIVENIQMSLYGADFMRHSNEYLGPEVDLNFTPYGYLLLASEAGAEQLMENSKLQNTLGAKNELLTAARLKQRFPWMNTDGIALGCHGLEKEGWFDPWALLSGFKKRAIEYGAHYVEAEMVGFGFRQQPDILADGIDEGSYEGIDRAYLKMKDGEMREVKFAIAIIAAGAQSGAVARMARIGTGKGMLSIPLPVEPRKRYVYVFQCENDQGPGINTPLTIDPSGTYFRRDGLGGNYLGGKSPLPDEEPPIDTLDVDHGFFEKTVWPNLAHLVPSFEAIKVKNSWAGYYEFNTFDENGIVGPHPYYNNLYIATGFSGHGIQQTPAVGRAVSEMIIDGGFRTIDLTRFGFDRIIIDQPMYEANIF; via the exons ATGTTTCGTGCGTTTCAACGGCGTTCTACAAAGCTAGGCCTAGTGCGCCGAGCAAACCGGTCAAATTCGTGTTCAAGCCCGCGATTGTACACTTCATcctcaaacaacaacaaggacACAAGGTTGGGCGAAAGGGTGGAAGCGAACCGGGACAATCCGATCTCGCGGACACTGAAACTGCTCGGCAATGATATGCAACGGGTCAAAAAGTTCATCCTGCCCACTTCCAAAGGATCTTCGgaagaatcgatcgaaaactaTCTCGAGCGGTACCGGAGGGACAACTTTCAGTCGCACTGTGACGTCCTTGTgattggtggcggcggagttGGTTCCTCGATCGCTTACTGGTTGAAGAAACGTGCCCGCGATGGCCTcaatgtggtggtggtggagaagGATGCGACATACGGTCAGGCGTCGACCTGCCTATCGGTCGGAGGGCTGAGACAACAGTTTTCTATCGTGGAGAACATCCAAATGAGTCTGTACGGGGCCGACTTTATGCGCCACAGTAACGAGTACCTTGGTCCTGAGGTCGATTTGAATTTCACGCCCTACGGCTACCTTCTGCTGGCGAGCGAGGCCGGAGCGGAGCAGCTGATGGAAAATTCGAAGCTGCAGAACACGCTCGGTGCCAAGAACGAACTGCTTACCGCAGCCCGATTGAAGCAACGGTTTCCCTGGATGAACACTGACGGCATCGCCTTGGGATGCCACGGACTGGAGAAAGAGGGCTGGTTTGATCCGTGGGCGTTGCTGTCCGGATTCAAGAAACGGGCCATCGAGTACGGAGCTCACTATGTGGAAGCGGAGATGgtcggtttcgggttccgCCAACAGCCGGATATATTGGCGGATGGAATCGACGAGGGTTCGTACGAGGGCATCGACCGAGCATATCTTAAGATGAAGGACGGCGAAATGCGTGAGGTCAAATTTGCCATTGCCATCATCGCGGCCGGAGCACAGTCTGGCGCCGTGGCACGGATGGCTCGGATTGGAACCGGCAAAGGCATGTTGTCgattccgcttccggtggaacCGAGAAAGCGCTATGTTTATGTATTTCAATGCGAGAATGATCAGGGGCCGGGCATCAACACGCCCCTTACGATTGACCCGAGTGGAACATACTTCCGGCGTGACGGACTCGGCGGAAACTATCTGGGTGGTAAGAGTCCGCTACCGGACGAGGAACCTCCCATCGATACGCTGGATGTGGACCATGGGTTCTTCGAGAAGACCGTATGGCCCAATCTGGCCCATCTGGTGCCGAGTTTTGAGGCAATCAAAGTGAAAAATTCGTGGGCCGGATATTACGAGTTCAACACTTTCGATGAAAACGGGATCGTCGGACCACATCCTTACTATAACAACCTTTACATTGCTACTGGCTTTAGTGGACATG GCATCCAACAAACTCCGGCCGTGGGACGGGCCGTTTCGGAGATGATCATCGATGGAGGATTCCGGACGATCGATTTGACTCGGTTTGGTTTCGATCGGATTATCATCGATCAACCGATGTACGAAGCAAACATTTTCTAG
- the LOC131208329 gene encoding apoptotic chromatin condensation inducer in the nucleus isoform X2, which yields MRRKASASVSTPEKATPRRSTRGRGRRSPSKSPEPEPEPDVREYAAAQDDKNNSSSDDEGTSRKGTTGKGRGRSSGTPRRKVEDRPPSRGRRTSRREKETHEPVGEEQTDENGGDNPDQEEVAHKLSDVAMEAIPEEVPQEEEKQGQLTEPDPEGSPERQRQAVEQHNEPDTVRESKREERGEEAPCVEEKASAAEEKVSHTNGDEDDDGEGDDGKQADSRDADDDSKEIVNNRSRTRQESDSEESGQDDEGSHQEHRSAKESTPDHRHSAMEHTADESANAEHDDAAVASGEEKSTAVSPAAEQKEPKNQEEVVNEVATGCLSQQAMTQPQPRRRARFSSRPNDEPSVPVVTACTEATVEPVAVAQIEDELEAGEIKDNDNSMSEANVDDTSGTKEQPPRPKPLQRKRRWLSSKSGDPKPAVITISTDSLKSIISDVKPVPLADVKLESSSETEAADGAESTEEDDKEKEVGKRPAQPPARRRVSQSVEKENVAMETDSTSIEPVLPKQKAAAGEKIGLTRKISIVSDEGSVPGGAMAANLSVRPPSPAKHHTSNILYITNLVRPFTVLQLKGLLLRTGKIVENGFWIDKIKSKCYVKYETEDEATETRHALHGIRWPVSNPKCLLVDFGSEEAMDKAILSTLEDGTIRATVEGVKNSKEFGWLRDASKKDEEVPARPVREWDLGKKDAFDAERDREGRGRDRESGTLADERHREKAAERNERGRLDEGRERGNRADGLAGDRGADRKRSLEREFGRERRRSSSMSPARKFKKKENEPPIRLLDDLFRKTKTTPCIYWLPLTTEQIAVKEEQRRKNMAEHQRRLEEQRKLEEERERERKRERERRERERERDRDRERDRERDRDRDRDRRRSRSRDRSRDDGGRRRHR from the exons ATGCGTCGAAAGGCGAGTGCCAGTGTGAGCACACCGGAAAAGGCTACTCCGCGCCGGTCAACCAGGGGTCGGGGTCGCCGTTCCCCATCGAAAAGCcctgaaccggaaccggagccggatgTTCGGGAGTACGCGGCTGCACaggatgataaaaataatagcaGCTCCGACGATGAAGGCACCTCCCGGAAAGGTACTACCGGAAAGGGTCGTGGGCGCAGCAGTGGCACCCCACGGCGCAAAGTGGAAGACCGTCCACCGTCTCGAGGACGCCGCACCAGCCGTCGCGAAAAGGAGACACACGAACCGGTAGGCGAGGAGCAAACCGATGAAAATGGTGGCGACAATCCGGATCAAGAGGAAGTGGCACACAAGCTATCGGATGTGGCGATGGAAGCTATACCCGAAGAGGTACCACAAGAAGAGGAGAAGCAAGGACAGTTGACAGAACCGGATCCGGAGGGTAGTCCCGAAAGACAGCGGCAGGCAGTAGAGCAGCACAACGAGCCGGACACTGTCCGTGAATCAAAGCGCGAGGAAAGGGGAGAGGAAGCTCCATGTGTTGAGGAAAAGGCATCGGCAGCCGAAGAAAAGGTAAGTCATACAAATggagatgaagatgatgatggcgaaggTGACGACGGCAAGCAGGCAGATTCTCGGGACGCAGATGATGATAGCAAAGAGATCGTTAACAATCGTTCTCGAACAAGGCAAGAAAGCGATTCCGAAGAAAGTGGCCAAGATGATGAAGGTAGTCACCAAGAGCACAGGAGTGCCAAGGAGTCAACACCGGACCACCGGCACAGTGCGATGGAACATACTGCCGACGAATCGGCGAACGCAGAACATGATGATGCAGCAGTTGCTTCGGGCGAAGAGAAGTCGACCGCAGTGTCTCCGGCGGCTGAACAAAaggaaccgaagaaccaggaAGAGGTTGTCAATGAAGTGGCTACTGGTTGTTTGTCACAACAGGCTATGACTCAGCCGCAACCGCGCCGCAGAGCTCGGTTCAGCTCACGTCCGAACGATGAGCCATCGGTGCCAGTGGTGACCGCTTGCACTGAAGCAACGGTGGAGCCTGTGGCGGTGGCACAGATCGAAGATGAACTGGAGGCGGGAGAAATCAAAGACAACGACAACAGCATGTCGGAGGCAAATGTTGACGATACCAGTGGCACGAAGGAGCAACCGCCTAGACCTAAGCCGTTGCAGCGCAAGCGCCGTTGGTTGTCGTCCAAGAGCGGAGACCCTAAGCCCGCGGTCATCACTATCTCAACCGATTCACTGAAAAGTATCATCTCGGATGTGAAACCGGTCCCGCTTGCTGACGTAAAACTTGAATCTTCCTCCGAAACTGAGGCCGCAGATGGTGCAGAAAGTACAGAGGAAGACGATAAAGAGAAAGAAGTCGGCAAGCGGCCTGCACAGCCACCCGCACGACGACGCGTTTCGCAATCggttgaaaaggaaaacgttgCCATGGAAACGGACAGCACAAGCATCGAACCGGTACTACCGAAGCAGAAGGCAGCGGCCGGCGAGAAGATTGGGCTCACTCGCAAGATCAGCATTGTGAGTGATGAAGGTAGCGTGCCAGGGGGAGCGATGGCGGCCAACCTCAGCGTGCGGCCTCCAAGCCCGGCCAAGCACCATACCAGCAACATTCTATACATTACGAACCTGGTACGTCCGTTTACCGTACTGCAACTAAAGGGACTGTTGTTGCGCACTGGAAAGATTGTAGAAAATGGCTTCTGGATCGACAAGATCAAGTCAAAGTGCTACGTGAAGTACGAAACGGAAGA TGAAGCTACTGAAACACGGCACGCATTGCATggcatccggtggccggtttccAATCCAAAGTGTTTGCTAGTGGATTTCGGCAGCGAGGAAGCAATGGACAAAGCTATCCTTTCTACGCTGGAAGATGGTACCATTCGTGCGACGGTAGAGGGAGTGAAGAACAGTAAGGAGTTTGGTTGGCTTCGTGATGCGTCCAAGAAGGATGAG GAAGTACCGGCACGGCCCGTGCGGGAGTGGGATCTGGGAAAGAAGGATGCCTTCGACGCGGAGCGGGATCGGGAAGGAAGGGGACGCGACCGTGAATCCGGCACGCTAGCGGACGAGCGACACAGGGAGAAGGCTGCAGAGCGGAACGAACGTGGCCGACTCGACGAGGGGCGCGAACGGGGCAACAGAGCCGACGGTCTCGCTGGCGATCGTGGCGCGGACCGCAAACGTTCGTTGGAGCGTGAGTTTGGCCGCGAAAGaagacgcagcagcagcatgtcgCCAG CGAGAAAGTTCAAGAAAAAGGAGAACGAGCCGCCGATCAGGCTGTTGGatgatttgtttcgaaaaacaaaaacaacgccgTGTATCTACTGGTTGCCACTTACGACCGAACAG ATTGCCGTTAAGGAAGAGCAACGTCGGAAGAACATGGCGGAGCACCAGCGCCGCTTGGAAGAGCAGCGCAAGCTGGAAGAAGAGCGTGAACGCGAACGCaagcgggaacgggaacgacGCGAACGGGAGCGCGAACGTGACCGTGATCGTGAGCGGGACCGCGAAcgagatcgcgatcgtgatcgtgaccGGCGTCGCTCTCGTTCCCGTGATCGCAGCcgcgacgacggtggacgtCGCCGGCACAGATAA